One window of Candidatus Microthrix subdominans genomic DNA carries:
- a CDS encoding diaminopimelate dehydrogenase, translated as MSTKIRIAITGYGNLGRGAEAAITQSPDLELVAIVTRRDPATVRPADPVTPVYRLDDVADLRGTVDVMLCCGGSKEDLPVQGPLLASMFNIVDSYDTHAKIPDYFASVDAPARANGTTAVISTGWDPGLFSLNRLMGEAILPEGVTYTFWGRGLSQGHSDAVRRVPGVAAGVQYTIPSPEALERAGSGERPELTTREKHTRHCYVVLAEGADADTVEQAIITMPDYFVDYDTTVTFIDADTLAADHDAMPHGGFVIRSASTADGHNHTMQFSLELEHNPAFTASVLVAYARAAHRMNQAGAVGANTPFDVAPGLLSPRSPEDLRRDLL; from the coding sequence ATGAGCACCAAGATCAGGATCGCCATCACCGGCTACGGCAACCTCGGACGAGGAGCCGAGGCGGCCATCACCCAAAGCCCCGACCTCGAACTGGTAGCAATCGTCACCCGGCGGGATCCGGCGACGGTGCGCCCGGCCGACCCGGTCACCCCGGTGTACCGCCTCGACGATGTGGCCGACCTCCGGGGCACCGTCGACGTGATGCTGTGCTGCGGCGGCTCGAAGGAGGACCTGCCGGTGCAGGGGCCCCTGCTGGCATCGATGTTCAACATCGTTGACAGCTACGACACCCACGCCAAGATCCCCGACTACTTCGCGTCGGTCGATGCCCCCGCCCGGGCCAACGGAACCACCGCGGTGATCTCCACGGGCTGGGACCCGGGGCTGTTCTCGCTCAACCGCCTGATGGGCGAGGCCATCCTGCCAGAAGGTGTCACCTACACCTTCTGGGGCCGGGGCCTCAGCCAGGGGCACTCCGACGCCGTGCGCCGGGTGCCCGGCGTGGCCGCCGGCGTGCAGTACACCATCCCCTCGCCCGAGGCGCTCGAACGTGCCGGCAGCGGCGAACGCCCGGAGCTGACCACCAGGGAGAAGCACACCCGCCACTGCTACGTGGTGCTGGCCGAGGGCGCCGATGCCGACACGGTCGAGCAGGCCATCATCACCATGCCCGACTACTTCGTCGACTACGACACCACGGTCACCTTCATCGACGCCGACACGTTGGCCGCCGACCACGACGCCATGCCCCACGGCGGGTTTGTGATCCGCAGCGCCTCCACCGCCGACGGACACAACCACACCATGCAGTTCTCGTTGGAACTCGAGCACAACCCGGCTTTCACCGCCAGCGTGCTGGTGGCCTACGCCCGGGCCGCTCACCGGATGAACCAGGCCGGTGCCGTCGGGGCAAACACCCCCTTCGATGTGGCCCCCGGGCTGCTGTCACCTCGGTCACCGGAGGACCTCCGCCGAGACCTGCTCTGA